A genome region from Gigantopelta aegis isolate Gae_Host chromosome 3, Gae_host_genome, whole genome shotgun sequence includes the following:
- the LOC121368843 gene encoding cadherin-23-like, whose product MATHATFSLSADGWISLKSSLNFEAASVFTLSVVASDRGTTPQRSATATVSITVTDVNDNAPVCNPDVVSLTKREDATGSVVTLVCTDADSGANQALTYSILSVNGLAGAGPFAVSTAGVISIGTNLDYETAVTHAIVVSVVDGGTVKLSTSVIINIAVTDVNEFSPVLTAAPFVYSFPESDPVGTTLLTIAAMDGDASDTTLSFSLSDTSVFTIDSATGVITLKVQQDRETRSTYSLNVCAADSNTVDAVKTQCESLTITVTDVNDNTPVFSPAVYSKTVDENSAIGISLLKVTATDQDLGAQGTVSYSILSGNTGNVFRVDPVSGDLIINDNAALDYEVNPSFDLVIQATDGGGLVGSATVRITTGPINEATPQFSPSTSTQTLAENSALGSTVIDLGATDADTGADGVVTYSIVSGGNGKFAIDPTTGIVTVSGPLDRESDQSFTLTIIGVDGGTNPGAKTGVYTLIVDITDVNDITPSCTLTYYSSFISETAGPATIVGQVTCSDGDLDPANLNNALVFTEMGGDAGGLFDVNVNTGEITVSTGASFDRETTASYLLDISVSDKGTTPLSVSVQMFVGLNDVNDQTPVFGSNPYSPSVSEADAIGTTVVTIAATDTDIGVNAEVSYSVPSGNGLGHFQLDSATGVITVKAALDFESNPLYTLVVEATDKGSPALTGTSTVSITVTNTNDNTPVCPSAVYTATVAEDAATTTSLLTVACTDADGDTVQYTITSGLTSTEFAIGASTGEITVNGALDAETKATYSLTVQASDGVNSALVTMEISISDVNENDPVFTPAGPYTISVPENSAIGFTGFSTGKHSVRTRSLLTSPTEPGQGSRTAQTTLTVTVTDVNDNDPVCSPSNYYQTVAENAAVGTTVDTVLCTDVDSSTPVLAYSITGGNGDGRFGIDAASGVVTIVAVLDYETTTQYTLAVQASDQGTTPRTVTAMISVIVDPVNEATPVFTPATYTKTLLENAAVNDLVITVAATDPDKGNQHGTIRYTIVTGDGLAQFKIDASSGVISVAKPLDREAIGSYTLSVSGTDSVPGAAEAKSSFTTVTVTINDVNDNTPMLTPSSYASSVLESAVSGTTVLRVTSTDDDTGVNGSPLYSILSGNTNSEFEFVGNELLIAAGKSLDYESITSYYLTIEVKDQGTTALSSTGIININILSVNEFPPVLVDATKMISISEMTPAGANLYNASASDSDSGTDGTFTYSITNGNTGNLFYINSLSGEVYLFGILDYDTPPQSYSLTIQAQDSGGLSNTMVLTVQLLDENDHTPVFTANTYNAQLDENVAGGTSVTRVTANDNDSGVNGQVTYAIKSGDGLAMFDIDPTTGEIKTKAAASIDREVKDQYFLVVEAADGGTTSLSSSCLVKISINDLNDNKPIFTPENFTVSILETSIVGTSVTTVIAVDADSSANGNNIIVYTLTDTYFTVDSASGQVDTKAVVDRETIPSHYLTIQATDQGAGPLTGTSYIAVTILDVNDNDPVIQGTYTTTVSEDTSTGTIVFTITATDADDGVNSQLTFSITNGNTDSDFRIESQTGIIDIVNSLNRERTTSYNLQIMVTDNGTPSRSALITAVVTVDDVNDNNPVFGAATYSFNVAEDTAVTTSIGAVAATDIDAGVNAALAYEFVMFWVGDSTHFVIDGVNGDIKTASALDREVADTYIIWCRVQDGGSPFRTANVNLTITVTDINDNQPTFDQTSYSATVLENSAVGTSITTYTVTDQDTGVNGAVTLTIDTSTAAGTKANTFLAIDSATGILSVLTSIDRETDQLFEFTVVAVDGGTPARTGTATCTVTVLDENDNVPVHSQMFYNSEVAYTGSCSNVVTMLAATDADSGVNGQLSFFLVQSNFDYLFAVDGTTGIVTLQTTAIANFKYILEAGVRDNGNPVQTSANFATLRIDTFDPNTVVTQFRLQISEADFLLKKDEFLVNLNAIIQAVYPTATVKIWCVQEREGTATTPTGRRRLLASAPVNVLVYTVGDNTTDLQANSGQGKTFLTSGSVLALTTTDANGNPSSAITGTAFDYYGIETVTPYYQVTTPWHQTATGIAIITLSCILMAVLIGLIIYLIFRTCRKRGQRPITPVRPKDEHRNNLKPDTKKPQLITHKGYVPDLDQDPKKHPLPAVAALPMPAKPNTSTQFWGPPDKPESRMSLNNSRLSSRDSRLDNNPRTPRSVIIQPREFTGKAVDPVTNKVYEYNTRTNERKWVVSPVGKVLMGTDANV is encoded by the exons ATGGCAACGCACGCAACGTTCTCTCTGTCGGCAGACGGCTGGATTTCGCTCAAGTCGAGTCTGAACTTCGAGGCCGCTTCAGTCTTCACTTTGTCGGTGGTTGCGTCTGATCGAGGGACAACCCCCCAGCGCAGTGCCACGGCAACCGTCAGCATCACGGTTACAGACGTCAACGACAACGCTCCGGTCTGTAACCCGGACGTTGTATCTCTGACGAAGAGAGAGGATGCGACGGGAAGCGTGGTGACACTTGTGTGTACAGATGCGGACAGTGGTGCGAACCAGGCTCTAACATATTCCATTCTCAGTGTCAATGGTCTCGCAGGAGCTGGACCGTTTGCCGTCAGTACCGCTGGAGTCATTTCCATCGGCACGAATCTCGACTACGAAACCGCGGTCACCCACGCAATCGTTGTGTCTGTTGTCGACGGCGGAACGGTGAAACTCTCGACTTCCGTCATCATCAATATTGCTGTCACAGACGTGAACGAGTTTTCGCCGGTCCTCACGGCTGCCCCGTTTGTGTACAGTTTCCCGGAGAGCGACCCTGTTGGTACGACCTTGCTGACAATTGCTGCTATGGACGGTGATGCTTCCGACACCACGCTGTCGTTCTCTCTGTCGGACACGTCGGTGTTCACGATAGATTCGGCGACCGGTGTTATCACACTCAAAGTACAGCAGGATCGTGAGACTCGGTCGACCTACTCGCTCAATGTGTGTGCGGCGGACTCCAATACGGTGGATGCTGTGAAGACACAGTGTGAGAGTCTCACCATCACGGTTACCGACGTCAATGACAACACCCCTGTGTTCAGCCCGGCAGTGTATTCAAAGACTGTCGACGAAAACTCCGCTATTG GAATTTCACTGCTAAAGGTCACAGCAACGGACCAGGACTTGGGAGCCCAGGGAACCGTCTCCTACTCCATACTCAGTGGAAATACGGGCAACGTGTTCCGAGTGGATCCTGTGTCCGGTGACCTCATCATAAACGACAACGCGGCACTCGACTACGAGGTCAACCCTTCATTTGACCTGGTCATCCAGGCCACCGATGGAGGAGGGCTGGTGGGTAGCGCGACTGTGCGGATCACCACTGGACCCATCAACGAGGCCACCCCCCAGTTTTCTCCCAGCACCAGTACGCAGACCTTAGCTGAGAATTCTGCCCTTGGGTCGACCGTCATTGACTTGGGTGCAACGGATGCCGACACCGGTGCGGATGGGGTCGTTACCTATTCCATCGTGTCAGGAGGTAACGGGAAATTTGCCATCGACCCGACCACGGGGATAGTTACAGTGAGTGGACCGTTGGACAGGGAGAGCGATCAGTCCTTCACTCTGACGATCATTGGCGTGGACGGAGGCACGAACCCGGGGGCCAAGACCGGAGTTTATACGCTGATCGTCGATATAACAGATGTCAACGACATCACACCGTCATGCACGTTGACGTATTACAGCTCATTCATCTCGGAGACGGCTGGTCCGGCGACGATCGTAGGTCAGGTGACGTGTTCCGATGGCGATTTAGACCCGGCTAATCTGAATAATGCGCTGGTCTTCACAGAGATGGGGGGTGATGCTGGGGGATTGTTTGATGTCAACGTGAACACAGGGGAGATAACCGTGTCCACGGGTGCTTCGTTCGACAGGGAGACAACTGCCTCATACCTGCTGGACATATCTGTCAGCGATAAAGGAACGACACCGTTGTCTGTTAGTGTCCAAATGTTTGTTGGATTAAATG ATGTGAATGACCAAACTCCGGTGTTTGGAAGCAACCCATATTCTCCAAGTGTGTCTGAAGCAGATGCTATTGGAACAACAGTCGTCACCATCGCTGCCACTGATACGGACATCGGAGTTAATG cgGAGGTTTCCTACAGTGTGCCTTCTGGAAATGGCCTGGGTCACTTCCAGTTAGATTCAGCGACTGGGGTTATCACCGTCAAGGCGGCTCTGGACTTTGAATCTAATCCGCTCTACACCCTGGTGGTCGAAGCTACGGACAAAGGTAGCCCCGCACTGACCGGCACATCCACGGTCAGCATCACAGTGACCAACACGAACGACAACACACCGGTCTGTCCGAGTGCTGTGTACACAGCGACTGTCGCGGAGGATGCGGCTACCACAACGTCACTGCTGACGGTAGCATGCACTGATGCAGATGGGGACACGGTCCAGTACACTATTACCAGTGGACTGACCTCGACAGAGTTCGCTATTGGCGCGTCTACTGGAGAGATCACGGTAAATGGAGCTCTGGATGCTGAAACAAAGGCGACTTATTCTCTAACTGTGCAGGCGTCTGATGGTGTCAACTCAGCTCTCGTTACCATGGAGATCAGCATCAGCGACGTAAACGAGAACGATCCGGTTTTCACACCAGCAGGTCCTTACACCATCTCCGTTCCCGAGAACTCAGCGATTGGCTTTACG GGATTCTCGACCGGGAAACACTCAGTGCGTACACGCTCACTGTTGACGTCGCCGACGGAACCGGGGCAGGGATCCCGTACCGCACAGACCACGTTGACAGTCACCGTAACAGACGTCAACGACAATGATCCCGTCTGCAGTCCGTCCAATTACTACCAGACGGTGGCGGAAAATGCAGCTGTCGGGACCACCGTCGATACCGTGCTGTGTACCGATGTAGATTCGTCCACACCAGTGTTGGCGTACAGCATCACGGGAGGCAACGGCGATGGAAGGTTCGGCATCGATGCCGCGTCTGGTGTGGTTACCATTGTAGCGGTGCTGGACTACGAAACGACCACCCAGTACACCCTGGCAGTTCAGGCCAGCGATCAGGGCACGACACCGAGAACCGTCACAGCCATGATCAGTGTTATAGTGGACCCCGTCAACGAAGCCACTCCGGTATTTACGCCAGCCACGTACACGAAAACCTTGCTGGAAAATGCTGCTGTGAATGATTTAGTCATCACTGTGGCTGCAACGGATCCTGACAAAGGGAATCAACATGGGACAATAAGATACACCATAGTAACCGGTGATGGTCTTGCACAGTTTAAAATTGATGCCAGTTCAGGGGTTATTTCTGTGGCGAAACCTCTAGACAGAGAAGCAATTGGTTCTTACACACTGTCAGTCAGTGGCACCGATTCTGTCCCTGGTGCGGCCGAGGCTAAATCAAGTTTTACAACCGTCACCGTAACCATTAATGACGTTAACGACAACACTCCAATGCTGACGCCATCATCATATGCGTCCAGTGTTCTCGAGTCGGCAGTTAGTGGAACCACGGTACTCCGAGTAACCTCGACCGATGATGATACAGGTGTAAACGGTTCTCCGCTGTATTCTATACTGTCTGGCAACACCAACAGCGAATTTGAATTTGTCGGTAATGAGCTTCTGATTGCTGCCGGTAAAAGCCTTGATTACGAATCTATAACATCTTACTACCTGACCATCGAAGTCAAAGACCAAGGCACCACAGCACTCTCCAGTACgggaataataaatataaatattctgtcTGTTAACGAGTTTCCACCGGTTCTTGTCGACGCCACGAAAATGATAAGCATCAGTGAGATGACACCAGCTGGCGCTAATCTGTACAATGCGAGTGCCTCGGACAGTGATAGTGGAACCGATGGAACGTTCACCTATTCCATCACTAATGGCAACACGGGGAATCTGTTTTATATCAACAGTCTATCCGGAGAGGTGTACCTCTTTGGTATCCTCGACTACGACACACCTCCACAGTCATATTCTCTGACTATCCAGGCACAAGACTCTGGTGGACTAAGCAACACGATGGTTTTGACCGTCCAGCTACTGGATGAGAATGACCACACCCCGGTTTTCACCGCCAACACGTACAATGCCCAGCTTGATGAAAACGTCGCAGGTGGAACGTCCGTTACTCGGGTCACTGCAAATGATAACGACTCTGGTGTCAATGGACAGGTGACGTATGCGATAAAATCCGGTGATGGGCTTGCAATGTTTGACATTGATCCGACGACTGGTGAGATCAAAACTAAAGCGGCAGCCAGCATTGACCGGGAGGTGAAGGATCAGTATTTTCTCGTCGTCGAGGCAGCTGATGGTGGAACGACATCGCTGTCGTCATCGTGTCTCGTGAAAATCTCGATCAACGACCTCAACGACAACAAGCCGATTTTCACGCCCGAGAATTTCACTGTCTCCATTCTCGAAACCTCCATTGTGGGAACCTCTGTAACCACGGTGATAGCGGTCGATGCAGACTCGTCGGCTAATGGTAACAACATCATTGTCTACACCTTGACTGATACCTACTTTACAGTTGATTCAGCCAGCGGACAGGTGGACACAAAGGCAGTTGTGGATAGAGAAACAATTCCAAG TCACTACCTGACCATACAAGCCACCGATCAAGGGGCGGGGCCATTGACTGGGACATCCTACATTGCTGTGACGATCCTTGATGTCAACGACAACGACCCAGTCATTCAAGGCACGTACACAACCACTGTATCTGAAGACACCTCGACAGGGACGATCGTTTTCACAATCACCGCAACCGACGCCGACGATGGCGTCAACAGTCAACTCACGTTCAGCATCACCAACGGCAACACTGACAGTGACTTCAGGATCGAGTCTCAGACGGGGATCATCGACATTGTCAACAGTCTTAACAGGGAGAGAACTACATCGTACAATTTGCAAATCATGGTCACTGATAATGGCACCCCATCCAGATCTGCCCTCATCACGGCTGTTGTCACTGTCGACGATGTCAACGATAACAATCCGGTTTTCGGTGCTGCAACGTACAGCTTTAATGTTGCTGAAGACACTGCAGTAACGACATCCATCGGCGCCGTTGCGGCCACCGATATCGATGCTGGTGTGAATGCTGCTCTAGCGTATGAGTTTGTCATGTTCTGGGTCGGAGATTCGACGCATTTTGTCATCGATGGCGTCAACGGCGACATCAAAACGGCAAGCGCCCTTGACAGAGAGGTTGCAGACACGTAcattatttggtgtagagtcCAAGATGGCGGGTCGCCGTTTCGCACGGCTAACGTAAACTTGACCATCACAGTCACAGACATCAATGACAACCAGCCAACGTTCGACCAAACCTCGTATTCTGCGACCGTCCTTGAAAACTCGGCTGTCGGCACAAGCATCACCACGTACACTGTGACGGATCAAGACACGGGAGTCAACGGTGCAGTAACCCTGACGATAGACACATCCACAGCTGCGGGGACTAAAGCCAACACATTCCTGGCCATCGATTCGGCCACGGGAATCCTCTCGGTTCTGACTAGCATCGACCGTGAGACGGATCAGCTGTTTGAATTCACGGTTGTTGCGGTTGACGGTGGGACGCCTGCACGGACTGGGACAGCTACGTGTACGGTGACCGTGTTGGATGAAAACGACAATGTTCCTGTTCATTCGCAGATGTTCTACAACAGTGAGGTCGCATACACTGGGTCGTGTTCCAACGTCGTGACAATGCTGGCGGCGACTGATGCAGACTCCGGCGTGAACGGACAGCTGTCGTTCTTCCTTGTTCAGAGCAACTTTGATTACCTGTTTGCTGTGGATGGGACAACAG GCATTGTCACCTTACAAACAACCGCCATAGCTAACTTCAAGTACATCTTGGAAGCCGGGGTGAGAGACAACGGAAATCCCGTCCAGACATCGGCCAACTTTGCCACGCTGCGAATCGACACGTTTGACCCCAACACGGTGGTAACCCAGTTCCGACTGCAGATCAGCGAGGCTGACTTCCTGTTGAAGAAGGACGAATTCCTGGTGAACCTCAACGCCATTATCCAAGCCGTGTATCCCACGGCAACCGTGAAGATCTGGTGTGTCCAGGAGAGAGAAGGCACGGCAACCACACCCACAGGCAGACGCCGACTCTTGGCTTCTGc GCCAGTTAATGTTCTTGTCTACACTGTTGGAGACAACACTACAGATTTACAGGCCAATTCTGGACAAGGAAAAACATTTCTTACCTCGGGTTCTGTCCTAGCTCTGACAACAACAGACGCCAATGGAAATCCATCATCAGCAATAACAG
- the LOC121368844 gene encoding protocadherin-16-like, with amino-acid sequence MAPTCTQTLWNIDVDDMIATFPTMVISALGCTDPEGTTLTYVMVQSPGSHFSVATDVVTITSDLDYVTATAHTLMITVTDGGTPALSVVVTINVNVIDVNDGPPTFTGTFSKTLLENVAISTSVSDVVASDPDGNTPAGILVYVITLGDTKNQFAIDSGTGRITTIGNLDRETDSSYNLIIEAREQGGANTATTTLTVTVDDINDNAPSCTVMTFAETVSESQTAPYDIRTLTCTDLDTAAFGTLTYTLTSGDSTKFEMAGNIFRLSAVLDFDAGPTKYDVVISVSDGTNSIDVTGTVNVGNVNEFTPAFTGAPYTVSKSESLALGSTIITVVATDGDSSATADGQITFAFTTTYPEVTIDAVSGDVILASSLNREASATLTFSVTASDGTNTVSTTITLTVLDENDNAPVFASASYTYVLHPNRQTFQDFHKVY; translated from the exons ATGGCACCAACTTGTACGCAAACGCTGTGGAACATTGATGTTGATGACATGATCG caacCTTCCCTACGATGGTGATTTCTGCTCTAGGGTGCACTGATCCTGAAGGCACGACCTTGACCTATGTTATGGTACAGTCACCTGGTTCACACTTCAGCGTGGCAACTGATGTTGTAACAATTACGA GTGATCTGGATTATGTTACGGCCACCGCTCACACCCTTATGATAACCGTGACAGATGGAGGGACGCCGGCACTATCCGTAGTCGTCACCATAAATGTCAACGTCATTGATGTGAATGACGGCCCACCAACATTCACGGGAACCTTCTCTAAAACCCTTCTGGAAAATGTGGCAATTTCCACCTCTGTGTCTGACGTCGTTGCCAGCGACCCCGACGGAAACACTCCAGCCGGTATCCTTGTCTATGTCATCACGCTGGGAGACACTAAGAACCAGTTCGCCATcgactcgggcacgggtcgcaTCACCACCATCGGAAATCTGGACAGAGAAACAGATTCCAGTTATAATCTCATCATAGAGGCACGGGAGCAGGGAGGGGCCAACACTGCCACAACCACTCTAACCGTCACCGTTGATGACATCAATGACAACGCCCCATCCTGCACGGTCATGACATTTGCAGAAACGGTGAGCGAGAGTCAGACGGCTCCCTATGATATCAGAACGCTCACGTGTACAGACTTAGACACAGCAGCTTTTGGTACTCTGACGTACACGCTGACCAGCGGCGATTCGACGAAATTCGAGATGGCCGGAAATATATTCCGACTGTCCGCTGTGTTGGATTTCGATGCTGGTCCGACTAAATATGATGTTGTTATATCGGTGTCCGATGGCACGAACAGCATTGACGTAACAGGCACGGTCAATGTAGGGAATGTGAATGAGTTTACACCAGCATTCACTGGAG CTCCCTACACCGTGTCAAAGAGTGAGAGTCTTGCGCTCGGCTCTACAATCATCACCGTGGTGGCAACCGACGGGGACTCTTCAGCCACGGCGGATGGGCAGATCACCTTCGCCTTTACCACCACCTACCCTGAGGTCACAATCGACGCTGTAAGCGGGGACGTTATCCTAGCATCCAGCCTTAACCGGGAAGCATCAGCAACCTTGACCTTCAGTGTGACTGCCTCTGATGGAACCAACACGGTGTCTACGACTATTACGCTGACAGTCTTGGACGAGAACGATAACGCTCCGGTGTTTGCGTCTGCTAGCTACACGTATGTTTTACACCCAAACAGACAGACATTTCAAGACTTTCATAAAGTGtactga